A window of the Longimicrobiaceae bacterium genome harbors these coding sequences:
- a CDS encoding chemotaxis protein CheB → MGTRDVVVIGGSAESLDALAEVVRALPADLGAAVLVAVHVPRTTTRNLPALLARAGTLPAAHGVHGEPLEAGRIYVAPPDHHLLVRGGRVALSRGPEENGVRPAADALFRSAAMAYGGRVLAVALAGAHGDGLVGLAHVRERGGLGVVQHPGEAPFAGMGATAADDVLPTAEIAALIVSECAGGGTRRELASSEEDAPRTEPGIGPEPVTGGPPVGVQCPLCTGALAEAAGEPARVFRCPLGHRWSGSALLEWQAQSVDSRLAAAAAAVQEQATLTGRLAEEARRAGDSALGSRLQARAAHAAERLSALAALMESGPPSEASRGGERDEATSAGTVDDVASRPQAALLLAAAEVLIGNVDLLVAAFGDRMRAEPRLPGARELDRTHLEDHYVTLITELGQCVHVIATEGPDSRLLDDGTEIQHVIAHRHGRQRRAIGWTEEQVVVEGDLLREELERAIRTGAGDEAAAEAMKTLRSLTATAERAALQSFRTAPPPGA, encoded by the coding sequence ATGGGTACTCGAGACGTGGTGGTGATCGGCGGATCGGCGGAGAGCCTGGACGCGCTCGCGGAGGTGGTCCGCGCGCTTCCGGCGGACCTGGGCGCGGCGGTGCTGGTGGCGGTCCACGTTCCGCGGACGACCACGAGGAACCTTCCCGCGCTGCTGGCGCGCGCGGGTACTCTGCCCGCCGCGCACGGGGTGCACGGCGAGCCGCTGGAGGCGGGCCGCATCTACGTCGCGCCGCCGGACCATCACCTGCTCGTTCGCGGCGGACGCGTGGCCCTCTCCCGCGGGCCCGAGGAGAACGGGGTGCGCCCCGCCGCCGACGCGCTTTTCCGCTCCGCCGCCATGGCGTACGGCGGCCGCGTGCTCGCCGTGGCGCTGGCCGGTGCGCACGGCGACGGCCTGGTCGGGCTCGCGCACGTCCGCGAGCGCGGCGGACTCGGCGTCGTCCAGCATCCCGGCGAGGCACCCTTCGCCGGCATGGGCGCCACGGCTGCGGACGACGTGCTCCCCACGGCGGAGATCGCCGCCTTGATCGTAAGCGAGTGCGCGGGCGGCGGGACACGGCGGGAGCTCGCTAGCAGCGAAGAGGACGCGCCGAGGACCGAACCCGGCATCGGGCCGGAGCCCGTAACCGGCGGCCCGCCCGTAGGCGTGCAATGCCCGCTGTGCACGGGCGCCCTGGCCGAGGCCGCGGGCGAGCCTGCCCGCGTGTTCCGCTGCCCTCTCGGGCACAGGTGGTCCGGCAGCGCGTTGCTGGAGTGGCAGGCCCAGTCGGTAGATTCGCGTCTCGCCGCCGCGGCTGCCGCCGTGCAGGAGCAGGCCACGCTGACGGGGCGTCTCGCGGAAGAGGCGCGGCGGGCCGGGGACTCCGCCCTCGGCTCGCGGCTCCAGGCCCGTGCCGCGCATGCGGCGGAACGCCTCAGCGCGCTCGCGGCCCTGATGGAGTCGGGGCCGCCGTCCGAAGCGTCGCGCGGCGGGGAGAGGGACGAAGCCACGTCCGCCGGCACGGTGGATGACGTTGCTTCGCGGCCCCAGGCGGCGCTGCTGCTGGCGGCTGCGGAGGTGCTCATCGGGAACGTGGACCTGCTGGTCGCGGCTTTCGGCGACCGCATGCGCGCCGAGCCGCGGCTGCCCGGCGCCCGCGAGCTGGACCGCACGCACCTGGAGGACCACTACGTCACGCTCATCACCGAGCTGGGGCAGTGCGTGCACGTCATCGCCACCGAGGGCCCGGATTCGCGGCTGCTGGACGACGGAACCGAGATCCAGCACGTGATCGCGCACCGTCACGGCCGGCAGCGCCGCGCCATCGGGTGGACCGAGGAGCAGGTGGTGGTGGAAGGCGACCTCCTGCGGGAGGAGCTGGAGCGCGCCATCCGGACCGGCGCGGGCGACGAAGCCGCCGCCGAGGCGATGAAGACGCTGCGTAGTCTCACCGCGACCGCCGAGCGCGCCGCCCTCCAGAGCTTCCGCACCGCGCCTCCGCCGGGAGCGTAA
- a CDS encoding PPK2 family polyphosphate kinase has protein sequence MRLKPIPNGTEVELDDEAAAPPHGAPEGKKLKEETDALLERLADLSTALRAERTRALLVVLQARDAGGKDGTIRRVFGAVSPQYLEVRSFAAPTRDELAHDFLWRVHRVVPQLGMVGVFNRSHYEDVLAARVHHLVPKEVWQKRYGHIEAFERLLSDSGITIVKLFLHVSRAEQKKRFLERLQKRRKGWKFQEGDLDDRRLWDEYTHAYRDAIAKTSTDSAPWYVVPADDKPTRDLLVARIVVDALERMDPQFPQLDPKLVQLADTID, from the coding sequence ATGCGCCTGAAGCCGATCCCGAACGGAACCGAGGTGGAGCTGGACGACGAGGCGGCGGCGCCCCCGCACGGCGCGCCGGAGGGGAAGAAGCTGAAGGAGGAGACGGATGCGCTTCTGGAGCGTCTTGCGGACCTCTCGACCGCGCTGCGGGCGGAGCGGACGCGGGCGCTGCTGGTGGTGCTCCAGGCGCGCGACGCGGGCGGCAAGGACGGGACGATCCGCCGCGTGTTCGGCGCCGTGAGCCCGCAGTACCTGGAGGTGCGCAGCTTCGCCGCACCCACACGCGACGAGCTCGCGCACGACTTCCTGTGGCGCGTGCACCGCGTGGTGCCGCAGCTGGGCATGGTGGGTGTCTTCAACCGCTCGCACTACGAAGACGTGCTGGCCGCGCGCGTCCACCACCTGGTCCCGAAGGAAGTCTGGCAAAAACGCTACGGCCACATCGAAGCCTTCGAGCGGCTGCTCTCCGACAGCGGCATCACCATCGTCAAGCTCTTCCTCCACGTCTCGCGCGCCGAGCAGAAGAAGCGCTTCCTGGAACGCCTCCAGAAGCGCAGGAAGGGCTGGAAGTTCCAGGAGGGCGACCTGGACGACCGCCGCCTGTGGGACGAGTACACGCACGCCTATCGCGACGCCATCGCCAAAACGAGCACGGACTCCGCCCCCTGGTACGTCGTGCCGGCGGACGACAAGCCCACGCGCGACCTCCTGGTCGCACGCATCGTCGTGGACGCGCTGGAGCGCATGGACCCGCAGTTCCCGCAGCTGGACCCCAAGCTCGTCCAGCTCGCCGATACCATCGACTGA
- a CDS encoding metalloregulator ArsR/SmtB family transcription factor — protein sequence MATHTAPDAAQVARWFHALSDETRVRIVRMLAGGERCVCDLTGALDAAQSRLSFHLKTLKTAGLVTDRKEGRWVYYSLNPDALDAISAFAAEVKPAEGWQGGGGCC from the coding sequence ATGGCAACACACACCGCTCCCGACGCCGCCCAGGTGGCCCGCTGGTTCCACGCGCTCTCGGACGAGACGCGCGTGCGGATCGTGCGGATGCTGGCGGGCGGCGAACGGTGCGTGTGCGACCTGACGGGCGCGCTCGACGCGGCGCAGTCCCGCCTCTCCTTCCATCTCAAAACCCTGAAGACAGCCGGGCTGGTGACCGACCGCAAGGAGGGCCGCTGGGTGTACTACTCCCTCAACCCCGACGCGTTGGACGCCATCTCCGCCTTCGCGGCCGAGGTGAAGCCCGCCGAGGGGTGGCAGGGCGGTGGGGGGTGCTGCTGA
- a CDS encoding arsenite methyltransferase: MSDTSIRDTVREKYGQAALRVVAGGRNGCCGGGAALDGGCDPITADLYDASQTALLPEAAVLASLGCGNPTALAELHEGETVLDLGSGGGIDVLLSARRVGPTGRAYGLDMTDEMLELARANQREAGVENAWFLKGEIENVPLPDASVDVVISNCVINLSADKRRVLAEAFRVLKPGGRFAVSDVVVRGEVPEEVKRSMELWVGCVAGALEEQEFLGLLRDVGFGEPSIEPTRVYRLEDARTFLEGAGLDADAIGPEIEGRFMGAFVRATKPLAAAPSAAAVPDDAAATSCCSTTCCS; encoded by the coding sequence ATGAGCGACACGAGCATTCGGGACACTGTGCGGGAGAAGTACGGGCAGGCGGCGCTGCGCGTGGTGGCCGGCGGGCGGAACGGGTGCTGCGGTGGGGGCGCGGCGCTGGACGGCGGCTGCGACCCCATCACCGCGGACCTGTACGACGCGTCGCAGACGGCGTTGCTGCCCGAAGCGGCGGTGCTGGCGTCCCTGGGCTGCGGCAACCCCACCGCGCTCGCCGAGCTGCACGAGGGCGAGACGGTGCTGGACCTGGGCTCCGGCGGTGGGATCGACGTGCTGCTCTCCGCGCGCCGGGTGGGGCCCACTGGCCGCGCCTACGGTCTGGACATGACGGACGAGATGCTGGAGCTGGCGCGCGCCAACCAGCGCGAGGCGGGCGTGGAGAACGCCTGGTTCCTCAAGGGCGAGATCGAGAACGTGCCGCTGCCGGACGCGTCGGTGGACGTGGTCATCTCCAACTGCGTCATCAACTTGTCGGCAGACAAGCGGCGGGTGCTGGCGGAGGCGTTCCGCGTGCTCAAGCCCGGCGGCCGCTTCGCCGTCTCGGACGTGGTGGTGCGCGGCGAGGTGCCGGAGGAGGTGAAGCGCAGCATGGAGCTGTGGGTGGGCTGCGTGGCGGGCGCGCTGGAGGAGCAGGAGTTCCTCGGCCTCCTGCGCGACGTCGGCTTCGGCGAGCCCAGCATCGAGCCGACGCGCGTGTACCGGCTGGAGGATGCGCGCACCTTCCTGGAAGGCGCCGGCCTGGACGCGGACGCCATCGGTCCGGAGATCGAGGGCCGCTTCATGGGCGCCTTCGTCCGCGCCACCAAACCGCTCGCCGCCGCTCCGTCCGCCGCCGCCGTGCCGGACGATGCCGCCGCAACTTCGTGCTGCTCGACTACCTGCTGCTCGTGA